A window of Tripterygium wilfordii isolate XIE 37 chromosome 7, ASM1340144v1, whole genome shotgun sequence contains these coding sequences:
- the LOC120002712 gene encoding transcription factor bHLH49-like isoform X1, translating to MDVSDKDNLGPEKRNDYPANYQSPNLPSDWQFNGANLLNTSMGLVPADNPMSVCAENLIGPSCSSAAVPDSFRQTLWEHPTFSQNLGFCDINVQVNANQSNTMGTRKEGPAIFRSGADGTIDMNWDQPSSMLRGGTFLPNAPGMLLQSLSQFPADSAFIERAAKFSCFNGGNFSDMVNPFGIPNSMGVYSRGGCLMQGPLDVFSGGGFKSVSSIDPQKDEPNASEALKGTSLSVNHGTTVGSPLKNDRQSESLVRSHDEVKQGVAGSGNGSDEAEFSGERGQEEPTMLEGAAGEASAKGINARKRKRSWQDMELEQARGVQQNLETAKGDSEIQQKEDQNPTLTSCKTAGKNGKQGSQASDPPKEDYIHIRARRGQATNSHSLAERVRREKISERMKFLQDLVPGCSKVTGKAVMLDEIINYVQSLQRQVEFLSMKLATVNPRLDFNVEGLLAKDQILQSRPGPSLTLRCPLDMQMSYSPLHPSQPGLIQSALHGIGSPSDLLRRAINSHSTSMTGALKDSTQLSNVWDDELHNVIQMGLVASAPSDSQDVNGDLSSSSHIKVEL from the exons ATGGATGTGAGTGATAAGGATAATTTGGGGCCGGAGAAGAGGAATGATTATCCAGCAAACTATCAGTCACCTAATTTGCCCTCTGACTGGCAATTCAATGGTGCTAATCTTTTAAATACATCCATGGGTTTAGTTCCTGCTGATAATCCCATGTCAGTATGCGCAGAAAATCTTATTGGACCTTCCTGTTCCTCTGCTGCAGTGCCAGATTCATTTAGGCAAACCCTTTGGGAGCATCCCACCTTCTCACAAAATCTGGGATTCTGTGACATTAACGTCCAAGTCAATGCAAACCAGTCAAATACAATGGGAACTAGAAAAGAAGGTCCTGCCATTTTTAGAAGTGGTGCTGATGGAACAATAGATATGAATTGGGACCAGCCAAGTTCAATGCTGAGAGGGGGCACTTTCCTACCAAATGCTCCTGGAATGCTCCTGCAAAGCTTGTCACAGTTTCCTGCTGATTCTGCATTTATTGAGCGTGCTgccaagttttcatgtttcaatGGTGGGAATTTTAGTGATATGGTGAACCCTTTTGGCATTCCAAATTCTATGGGTGTCTATTCTCGGGGAGGGTGTTTGATGCAAGGACCACTAGATGTTTTCTCAGGTGGGGGGTTCAAATCAGTATCTTCTATTGATCCTCAGAAGGATGAGCCAAATGCGAGTGAAGCTCTCAAGGGCACTTCTTTATCTGTCAACCACGGTACTACTGTGGGGAGTCCACTCAAGAATGATAGGCAAAGTGAAAGCCTAGTTAGATCCCATGACGAAGTAAAACAAGGTGTTGCTGGGTCAGGTAATGGTTCTGATGAAGCTGAATTCAGTGGTGAACGTGGTCAAGAGGAGCCAACAATGTTGGAGGGTGCAGCTGGAGAAGCCTCTGCCAAGGGAATCAATGCAAGGAAGAGGAAAAGAAGTTGGCAG GATATGGAACTTGAACAAGCCAGAGGAGtccaacaaaatcttgaaacaGCGAAGGGTGACTCCGAAATTCAACAGAAGGAAGACCAAAATCCTACTCTAACTAGCTGTAAGACTGCCGGAAAAAATGGTAAACAGGGATCTCAAGCCTCAGATCCACCTAAAGAGGACTATATTCATATCAGAGCTCGAAGAGGCCAAGCAACGAATAGCCACAGCCTTGCTGAAAGA GTAAGAAGGGAAAAGATAAGTGAGAGGATGAAATTTCTTCAAGACCTTGTACCTGGTTGCAGCAAG GTCACTGGCAAGGCAGTGATGCTGGATGAAATTATTAACTATGTGCAATCACTGCAGAGGCAAGTTGAG TTTTTGTCAATGAAACTTGCAACTGTGAATCCAAGACTGGACTTCAATGTAGAAGGGCTTCTAGCCAAGGAT CAGATCCTTCAGTCACGACCTGGTCCTTCTTTGACTTTACGGTGTCCTCTAGATATGCAAATGTCTTATTCTCCTCTACATCCATCTCAACCGGGGCTTATTCAATCAGCTCTCCATGGCATAGGGAGTCCTTCTGACTTACTGAGGAGAGCCATCAATTCCCATTCGACATCCATGACTGGAGCACTCAAGGATTCCACTCAG CTATCCAATGTATGGGATGACGAGCTCCACAATGTTATCCAGATGGGCCTGGTAGCCAGTGCTCCTTCAGATAGTCAAGATGTAAATG GAGATTTATCATCATCTAGCCATATAAAAGTTGAACTATGA
- the LOC120002712 gene encoding transcription factor bHLH49-like isoform X2: protein MDVSDKDNLGPEKRNDYPANYQSPNLPSDWQFNGANLLNTSMGLVPADNPMSVCAENLIGPSCSSAAVPDSFRQTLWEHPTFSQNLGFCDINVQVNANQSNTMGTRKEGPAIFRSGADGTIDMNWDQPSSMLRGGTFLPNAPGMLLQSLSQFPADSAFIERAAKFSCFNGGNFSDMVNPFGIPNSMGVYSRGGCLMQGPLDVFSGGGFKSVSSIDPQKDEPNASEALKGTSLSVNHGTTVGSPLKNDRQSESLVRSHDEVKQGVAGSGNGSDEAEFSGERGQEEPTMLEGAAGEASAKGINARKRKRSWQDMELEQARGVQQNLETAKGDSEIQQKEDQNPTLTSCKTAGKNGKQGSQASDPPKEDYIHIRARRGQATNSHSLAERVRREKISERMKFLQDLVPGCSKVTGKAVMLDEIINYVQSLQRQVEFLSMKLATVNPRLDFNVEGLLAKDILQSRPGPSLTLRCPLDMQMSYSPLHPSQPGLIQSALHGIGSPSDLLRRAINSHSTSMTGALKDSTQLSNVWDDELHNVIQMGLVASAPSDSQDVNGDLSSSSHIKVEL, encoded by the exons ATGGATGTGAGTGATAAGGATAATTTGGGGCCGGAGAAGAGGAATGATTATCCAGCAAACTATCAGTCACCTAATTTGCCCTCTGACTGGCAATTCAATGGTGCTAATCTTTTAAATACATCCATGGGTTTAGTTCCTGCTGATAATCCCATGTCAGTATGCGCAGAAAATCTTATTGGACCTTCCTGTTCCTCTGCTGCAGTGCCAGATTCATTTAGGCAAACCCTTTGGGAGCATCCCACCTTCTCACAAAATCTGGGATTCTGTGACATTAACGTCCAAGTCAATGCAAACCAGTCAAATACAATGGGAACTAGAAAAGAAGGTCCTGCCATTTTTAGAAGTGGTGCTGATGGAACAATAGATATGAATTGGGACCAGCCAAGTTCAATGCTGAGAGGGGGCACTTTCCTACCAAATGCTCCTGGAATGCTCCTGCAAAGCTTGTCACAGTTTCCTGCTGATTCTGCATTTATTGAGCGTGCTgccaagttttcatgtttcaatGGTGGGAATTTTAGTGATATGGTGAACCCTTTTGGCATTCCAAATTCTATGGGTGTCTATTCTCGGGGAGGGTGTTTGATGCAAGGACCACTAGATGTTTTCTCAGGTGGGGGGTTCAAATCAGTATCTTCTATTGATCCTCAGAAGGATGAGCCAAATGCGAGTGAAGCTCTCAAGGGCACTTCTTTATCTGTCAACCACGGTACTACTGTGGGGAGTCCACTCAAGAATGATAGGCAAAGTGAAAGCCTAGTTAGATCCCATGACGAAGTAAAACAAGGTGTTGCTGGGTCAGGTAATGGTTCTGATGAAGCTGAATTCAGTGGTGAACGTGGTCAAGAGGAGCCAACAATGTTGGAGGGTGCAGCTGGAGAAGCCTCTGCCAAGGGAATCAATGCAAGGAAGAGGAAAAGAAGTTGGCAG GATATGGAACTTGAACAAGCCAGAGGAGtccaacaaaatcttgaaacaGCGAAGGGTGACTCCGAAATTCAACAGAAGGAAGACCAAAATCCTACTCTAACTAGCTGTAAGACTGCCGGAAAAAATGGTAAACAGGGATCTCAAGCCTCAGATCCACCTAAAGAGGACTATATTCATATCAGAGCTCGAAGAGGCCAAGCAACGAATAGCCACAGCCTTGCTGAAAGA GTAAGAAGGGAAAAGATAAGTGAGAGGATGAAATTTCTTCAAGACCTTGTACCTGGTTGCAGCAAG GTCACTGGCAAGGCAGTGATGCTGGATGAAATTATTAACTATGTGCAATCACTGCAGAGGCAAGTTGAG TTTTTGTCAATGAAACTTGCAACTGTGAATCCAAGACTGGACTTCAATGTAGAAGGGCTTCTAGCCAAGGAT ATCCTTCAGTCACGACCTGGTCCTTCTTTGACTTTACGGTGTCCTCTAGATATGCAAATGTCTTATTCTCCTCTACATCCATCTCAACCGGGGCTTATTCAATCAGCTCTCCATGGCATAGGGAGTCCTTCTGACTTACTGAGGAGAGCCATCAATTCCCATTCGACATCCATGACTGGAGCACTCAAGGATTCCACTCAG CTATCCAATGTATGGGATGACGAGCTCCACAATGTTATCCAGATGGGCCTGGTAGCCAGTGCTCCTTCAGATAGTCAAGATGTAAATG GAGATTTATCATCATCTAGCCATATAAAAGTTGAACTATGA